A single Populus alba chromosome 7, ASM523922v2, whole genome shotgun sequence DNA region contains:
- the LOC118063287 gene encoding U1 small nuclear ribonucleoprotein 70 kDa, with product MGDYNDAFMRNPNAAVRGSAKGQNRANVLQLKLIGQSHPTGLTANLLKLFEPRPPLEFKPPPEKRKCPPYLGMAQFVSHFAEPGDAEYAPPIKEAETPAERKARIHAARLEKGAEKAAEELQKYDPTNDPNVSGDPYKTLFVARLNYETTESRIKREFESYGPIKRVRMVADKVTNKPRGYAFIEYMHTRDMKAAYKQADGRKLDGRRVLVDVERGRTVPNWRPRRLGGGLGTTRVGGEEVNQKHSGREVQQSGGSSRSEEPRTREDRQTERDREVSRERGRDKERDREKSRERSHDKPRDRDHREDRHHRDRERERDRDKERERGRDRDRDRTRDRGRDRGRDYERDRERDRGRDRDRTRDRERDYEVSDHDRGRSHDRDESKHERDRLVERDYDHAEPEDDRGWYEQPEQGQRLPDAENDPRYDHYEHHRSRGPYDPMDVQGDQDRYDQYPDRDHDRYDQMEDDDYHYDRGTSESREKEREYRRSERSVSRDYDN from the exons ATGGGAGATTACAACGATGCCTTCATGCGCAACCCGAACGCCGCCGTTCGTGGCAGCGCTAAAGGACAGAACCGTGCCAACGTTCTCCAGCTCAAACTG ATTGGGCAAAGTCACCCGACGGGTTTAACAGCAAATCTTTTGAAGCTCTTTGAGCCTCGACCTCCTCTGGAATTTAAACCCCCACCTGAGAAGAGAAAATGCCCGCCATATTTAG gtatgGCTCAGTTTGTGAGTCACTTTGCGGAGCCTGGAGATGCAGAGTATGCTCCTCCTATCAAGGAAGCTGAAACTCCT GCAGAAAGAAAGGCTAGGATTCATGCGGCACGACTAGAGAAGGGTGCAGAAAAGGCTGCCGAGGAGCTCCAAAAAT ATGATCCTACTAACGATCCAAATGTGTCGGGAGATCCATACAAGACATTGTTCGTTGCTAGGCTT AATTACGAGACTACCGAGAGTAGAATTAAAAGGGAGTTTGAATCTTATGGACCAATAAAACGG GTTCGCATGGTAGCTGATAAAGTGACAAATAAGCCTAGAGGATATGCTTTCATCGAATACATGCATACACGAGACATGAAAG CTGCCTATAAGCAAGCTGATGGGCGGAAGCTTGATGGAAGAAGGGTACTAGTCGATGTTGAACGAGGTAGGACTGTCCCAAATTGGCGACCTCGCAGACTTGGTGGTGGACTTGGAACTACCAGAGTCGGGGGTGAAGAAGTTAATCAGAAGCATTCTGGGAG AGAGGTTCAGCAATCAGGAGGATCCTCTCGGTCTGAGGAGCCAAGGACACGAGAAGATCGGCAAACTGAACG GGACAGGGAAGTGTCtcgtgaaaggggaagggacaAGGAAAGAGACAGGGAGAAGTCACGTGAGCGATCCCATGACAAGCCACGGGATCGTGACCACAGAGAAGATAGGCATCATAGAGATcgtgaaagagagagagaccgaGACAAGGAGAGAGAACGAGGTCGTGACCGTGACCGTGATAGGACACGTGATCGAGGTCGGGACCGTGGTCGGGACTATGAGCGTGATCGAGAGAGAGACCGTGGTCGGGATCGTGATCGCACCCGGGACAGGGAGAGGGATTATGAAGTCAGTGACCATGACCGTGGACGTTCCCATGATAGGGATGAGTCAAAACATGAGAGGGATCGACTTGTTGAAAGGGACTATGATCATGCTGAGCCAGAGGATGATCGTGGCTGGTATGAACAACCTGAGCAGGGGCAAAGGCTGCCAGATGCAGAAAATGACCCGCGTTATGATCACTATGAGCATCATAGAAGCAGGGGACCGTACGATCCCATGGATGTTCAAGGTGACCAGGACCGTTATGATCAATATCCAGACCGTGATCATGATCGGTATGATCAAATGGAGGATGATGATTACCACTATGATCGTGGAACATCCGAGTCACGTGAAAAGGAGCGTGAATATAGAAGATCAGAGAGGTCAGTTTCCCGGGATTATGACAACTGA
- the LOC118063286 gene encoding LOW QUALITY PROTEIN: proline-rich receptor-like protein kinase PERK15 (The sequence of the model RefSeq protein was modified relative to this genomic sequence to represent the inferred CDS: deleted 1 base in 1 codon) — translation MSSTPDAPSPYSGSPPPSPASPTPMSLILPPAIQSDIPPPENPTSAPPPQSDIPPPPPAPPPTENPTSAPPPQSDTPPAPPPPENPTSAPPPQSDTPPAPSSDTPPAPPPPENPTSAPPPQSDIPPAPPPPENPTSAPPPQSDTPPPDTPSPPPPSPPPPPPSSENSQPTPSDSSNNGGGLTSNHIKIVVGVAIGFGIFLIALIFICAYCSRKKKRKNRHYHGENPQGGSEQISYYYSAQQSNWQNGPPKEHAVNLSQSPGAMGSPCPAQPPPPPMGSSDDMSSINSGPYRPPLLPPSPNIALGFNKSTFTYDELAAATGGFDQANLLGQGGFGYVHKGVLPNGKEIAVKSLKAGTGQGEREFQAEVDIISRVHHRHLVSLVGYCIAGERRMLVYEFVPNKTLEHHLRGKGLPVLEWTTRLRIALGSAKGLAYLHEDCHPRVIHRDIKAANILIDNNFEAMVADFGLAKLSSDNYTHVSTRVMGTFGYLAPEYAASGKLTEKSDVFSYGVMLLELITGKKPVDPSSEMQDSLVDWARPLTVSALETGNFIQLVDPLLESKYNHQEMQRMIACAAASIRHSARKRPKMSQIVRALEGDVSLDVLNEGTRTGRSPMFSSSNGSSSDYDTNLYNADMKRFRQVALGSQELGSSELGTSSNDSRETDPSGTHRNYR, via the exons atgtcTTCAACCCCTGATGCTCCCTCGCCATATTCTGGCTCCCCCCCTCCTTCACCAGCGTCACCAACACCTATGAGTTTAATACTTCCACCCGCAATTCAATCGGATATTCCACCACCTGAGAATCCAACATCTGCACCCCCACCTCAATCGGATattccaccacctccaccagcGCCACCACCAACTGAGAATCCAACATCTGCACCCCCACCTCAATCGGATACTCCACCAGCGCCGCCACCACCTGAGAATCCAACATCTGCACCCCCACCTCAATCGGATACTCCACCAGCGCCATCA TCGGATACTCCACCAGCGCCGCCACCACCTGAGAATCCAACATCTGCACCCCCACCTCAATCGGATATTCCACCAGCGCCGCCACCACCTGAGAATCCAACATCTGCACCCCCACCTCAATCGGATACTCCACCACCAGATACAccatctcctcctccaccatctCCACCCCCTCCTCCACCAAGTTCAGAAAACTCACAACCAACACCTTCAGATTCATCAAATAATGGTGGAGGACTTActtcaaatcatattaaaattgtaGTTGGGGTGGCAATTGGTTTCGGTATATTCCTTATTGCCTTGATTTTCATCTGTGCATACTGTTCTcgcaagaagaaaagaaaaaataggcaTTATCATGGAGAAAATCCTCAAGGAG GGAGCGAACAAATTTCTTATTACTACAGCGCACAGCAATCAAACTGGCAAAATGGTCCCCCAAAAGAACATGCTGTGAATCTATCCCAATCACCAGGTGCAATGGGGTCTCCCTGCCCTGCACAACCTCCACCTCCACCGATGGGGAGCAGTGATGATATGAGCTCCATTAACTCTGGCCCTTACCGCCCCCCCTTGCTGCCTCCGTCGCCAAATATTGCTCTTGGTTTCAACAAAAGTACCTTCACATATGATGAACTAGCAGCAGCTACAGGTGGATTTGATCAAGCCAATTTATTAGGTCAAGGTGGGTTCGGTTATGTGCACAAAGGTGTGTTGCCTAATGGGAAGGAGATTGCAGTTAAGAGCTTAAAGGCAGGTACTGGACAGGGTGAACGAGAATTCCAGGCTGAAGTTGATATCATTAGTCGTGTCCATCATCGCCATCTTGTGTCACTTGTTGGTTATTGTATTGCTGGAGAGCGAAGAATGTTGGTCTATGAGTTTGTTCCCAACAAGACCTTGGAACATCACCTTCGTG GAAAAGGTCTTCCAGTCCTGGAGTGGACGACTAGGCTCCGTATTGCATTAGGTTCTGCCAAAGGGCTTGCTTACCTTCATGAAGATT GCCATCCTCGGGTTATCCACCGTGATATTAAAGCTGCCAATATTCTTATTGACAACAACTTTGAAGCCATG GTTGCTGATTTCGGATTGGCTAAGCTGTCTTCTGACAATTATACGCATGTATCTACCCGTGTCATGGGTACTTTCGG GTATTTGGCTCCTGAGTATGCAGCAAGCGGCAAGCTGACTGAGAAATCTGATGTTTTCTCGTATGGAGTCATGCTCTTGGAACTCATAACCGGGAAGAAACCTGTTGATCCTTCAAGTGAAATGCAAGATAGCTTGGTGGACTGG GCTCGACCGCTTACGGTTTCTGCTTTGGAGACTGGCAACTTCATCCAGTTGGTCGATCCATTGTTGGAGAGCAAGTACAACCATCAAGAGATGCAAAGAATGATAGCTTGTGCTGCGGCCAGCATTCGCCATTCTGCTAGAAAGCGCCCAAAAATGAGCCAG ATAGTACGTGCATTAGAAGGAGATGTATCACTGGATGTCTTGAATGAGGGTACAAGGACTGGCCGGAGCCCGATGTTTTCCAGCTCGAACGGAAGCTCATCAGACTACGATACAAATTTGTATAATGCAGATATGAAAAGGTTCAGGCAGGTGGCGTTAGGTAGCCAGGAATTAGGGAGCAGTGAGCTTGGAACATCAAGCAATGACTCCCGAGAAACGGACCCTTCAGGGACCCACAGGAATTATCGATGA